One genomic window of Trichlorobacter lovleyi includes the following:
- a CDS encoding PAS domain-containing sensor histidine kinase: MAPHRKKLCALLDDSGKTVGRAEIIQQFPALIWHSGFDARCDYFNHTWLEFTGRTLAQELGDGWAEGVHPDDQADCLKTYREAFAARQPFTMEYRLRYHDGSYRWLIDHGAPHYAIDGCFCGYIGSCYDITLQKESELSLQSSRVELEQRVEQCTSDLQKSHDLLNSLSQQVPGGIYQFQMFPDGRYYVPYASQSMLELFEISPEDIQYDASCLFDRVLPDELPGVLDSIQRSADTQTPWHREFRAGIPSKGLRWFQADSRPQRQPDNSVIWCGFVTDITERKELEHQLVEAQRLEYIGQLAAGVAHEVRNPLNAILTVTEALFREEGVEGNQTLTPYIEHIRSQVVRLARLMNDLLSLGRRQQEDQIVVLALAEFCRQTVQLWQESSPAGHRRLVLEIPPEAETVLVRADRDRLQQVLFNLLDNAGQHSPPESCISLVLDLPQSSARERQLRLRVVDQGSGVAPGLYERVFEPFFTTRKGGTGLGLALVKQFIEQMGGMVQICNNYPEPGCTVALQLQLATEERLS, translated from the coding sequence ATGGCTCCTCACCGGAAAAAGCTTTGCGCCCTGCTGGATGACTCGGGGAAAACTGTTGGCAGGGCAGAGATTATTCAGCAGTTCCCGGCCCTGATCTGGCACTCGGGCTTTGACGCCCGTTGTGATTACTTTAACCATACCTGGCTGGAGTTTACCGGCCGGACCCTTGCACAGGAACTGGGGGACGGCTGGGCCGAGGGGGTCCACCCCGATGATCAGGCGGATTGTCTCAAGACCTACCGGGAGGCTTTTGCAGCCCGGCAGCCGTTTACCATGGAGTACCGCCTGCGGTACCATGACGGTTCCTATCGCTGGCTCATTGACCACGGTGCCCCCCACTACGCCATTGACGGCTGTTTCTGCGGTTATATCGGCAGTTGTTATGACATTACCCTCCAAAAAGAGTCCGAACTATCGCTGCAGAGTTCCCGGGTGGAGCTTGAACAGCGGGTTGAACAGTGCACCAGCGATCTGCAGAAAAGCCACGATCTGCTGAACAGCCTCTCCCAGCAGGTCCCCGGCGGTATTTACCAGTTCCAGATGTTTCCCGATGGCCGCTACTATGTCCCCTATGCCAGTCAGTCCATGCTTGAGCTTTTCGAGATCTCCCCTGAAGATATCCAGTACGATGCGAGCTGTCTCTTTGACCGGGTGCTGCCGGATGAGCTGCCCGGTGTGCTCGACTCGATTCAACGCTCCGCCGATACCCAGACACCCTGGCACCGTGAGTTCCGAGCGGGCATTCCGTCAAAGGGACTGCGCTGGTTCCAGGCAGACTCACGCCCCCAGCGGCAGCCGGATAACAGTGTGATCTGGTGCGGTTTTGTCACCGACATTACCGAACGCAAAGAACTTGAACATCAGCTGGTTGAGGCGCAGCGTCTGGAGTACATCGGCCAGCTGGCAGCCGGGGTGGCACATGAGGTCAGGAATCCTCTGAATGCCATTCTGACCGTCACCGAGGCGCTTTTCAGGGAAGAAGGGGTTGAGGGCAACCAGACCTTGACCCCCTATATTGAACATATCCGTTCCCAGGTCGTCCGGCTTGCCCGGTTGATGAACGACCTGCTCAGCCTGGGGCGCCGTCAGCAGGAAGATCAGATTGTAGTGTTGGCGCTGGCTGAGTTCTGCCGTCAGACCGTGCAGCTCTGGCAGGAGAGCAGCCCGGCTGGCCATCGCCGACTGGTGCTGGAGATCCCCCCTGAGGCAGAAACGGTGCTGGTTCGCGCAGACAGAGACCGTTTGCAGCAGGTGCTTTTCAATCTTCTGGATAACGCCGGACAGCACAGCCCTCCGGAAAGTTGCATCAGCCTGGTGCTTGACCTGCCGCAATCCTCTGCCCGGGAGAGACAACTGCGGTTGCGGGTGGTCGATCAGGGTAGCGGGGTGGCGCCGGGCCTGTATGAGCGGGTTTTTGAACCGTTTTTTACCACCCGCAAAGGGGGCACCGGGTTGGGGCTTGCCTTGGTGAAGCAGTTCATTGAACAGATGGGAGGGATGGTGCAGATCTGTAATAATTATCCTGAACCGGGCTGTACGGTCGCGCTGCAGTTACAGCTGGCGACGGAGGAACGCCTGTCATGA
- a CDS encoding SCO family protein: MNRLLQWILPALLLTVCCGLPNQASAAAKTYQRSQQQYQLPDVTLVNQDGKRVRLKNIIDTNKPVVVDFIFGTCTTICPVLSAGFINLQNRLGADAAKVHLVSITIDPENDNPKVLKEYLKRYRAKPGWDFFTGSRKDIDLVMNSFGAYIPNKMSHYAVTFIHAPKSTHWIKLYGIMSSTEFMEEVRKVGL, encoded by the coding sequence ATGAACCGACTGCTTCAATGGATCCTGCCCGCCCTGTTGCTGACCGTCTGCTGCGGTCTGCCGAACCAGGCCTCAGCCGCTGCCAAGACCTACCAGCGTAGCCAGCAACAGTATCAGCTGCCTGATGTGACGTTGGTTAACCAGGACGGCAAGCGGGTCCGCCTGAAAAACATCATCGATACCAATAAGCCGGTGGTTGTTGATTTCATCTTTGGTACCTGCACCACCATCTGCCCGGTACTTTCGGCCGGTTTCATCAACCTGCAGAACCGCCTGGGAGCTGATGCCGCCAAGGTGCATCTGGTGTCGATTACCATTGACCCGGAAAATGATAATCCCAAGGTGCTGAAAGAGTATCTGAAGCGCTATCGTGCCAAGCCCGGCTGGGATTTTTTTACCGGCTCCCGCAAGGATATTGATCTGGTGATGAACTCCTTCGGCGCCTACATCCCCAACAAGATGTCCCACTATGCCGTCACCTTTATTCATGCTCCCAAAAGCACCCACTGGATCAAGCTGTACGGCATCATGAGCAGCACTGAATTTATGGAAGAAGTGCGGAAGGTGGGATTATGA
- a CDS encoding response regulator, whose protein sequence is MSLSASHSCCQHGCKCNRVLIVDDEPGILFAYRKLLEQKGLVVDSCDCLCEALDYLEKHHYLAVVADMRLQGTDTVDGLDLVREVRRRQPAAGIIVASGTSDQKTRQSASELGVDHYLEKPIHPSLILDLLIQLRNSLSGPLPAVNS, encoded by the coding sequence ATGTCACTCTCTGCTTCACATAGCTGCTGCCAGCATGGCTGCAAATGCAACCGGGTACTGATCGTCGACGACGAGCCGGGTATCCTGTTTGCCTATCGCAAATTGCTGGAACAGAAGGGGTTGGTGGTTGATAGCTGTGACTGCCTTTGCGAGGCGCTCGACTATTTGGAAAAGCACCATTACCTGGCCGTGGTCGCTGACATGCGCCTGCAGGGCACCGACACCGTGGATGGTTTGGACCTGGTCCGTGAGGTGCGCCGACGCCAGCCGGCCGCAGGGATCATTGTCGCATCCGGCACCAGTGACCAGAAAACGCGCCAATCCGCATCCGAGCTGGGGGTTGATCACTACCTTGAAAAGCCGATCCATCCCTCTCTGATCCTTGATCTGTTGATTCAGCTACGGAACTCCTTGAGTGGTCCGCTTCCCGCAGTGAACAGCTAG
- a CDS encoding FKBP-type peptidyl-prolyl cis-trans isomerase has translation MKLLFAMCLLLVATPVFAVDPPATEEQKTLYAIGQTVSRQLAVFGLSPDEFQYVLLGLTDAQSGKKAAIDASAYALKVQELARDRRKALGIRLAPLGDQALAKAAKEPGAVKTASGMVYQPLKEGTGASPLESDTVRVHYRGTLVDGKEFDSSYKRGKPLDLKLSGVIKCWTEGVQKMKVGGKARLLCPPALAYAESGAGEAIPPQSTLLFEIELLEIVKK, from the coding sequence ATGAAACTGTTGTTTGCCATGTGTCTGTTGCTTGTTGCCACCCCTGTCTTTGCCGTTGATCCGCCGGCAACCGAAGAACAGAAGACCCTGTATGCCATCGGACAAACCGTATCCCGCCAACTGGCAGTCTTCGGCCTCAGCCCGGATGAATTCCAGTATGTCCTGTTGGGGCTGACCGATGCCCAGTCCGGGAAAAAGGCAGCCATCGATGCATCCGCCTATGCGCTCAAGGTGCAGGAACTGGCCCGGGATCGTCGTAAGGCATTGGGAATCCGGCTGGCTCCACTGGGCGACCAAGCCCTGGCAAAAGCGGCAAAAGAGCCCGGAGCCGTCAAGACAGCCTCCGGTATGGTGTACCAGCCGCTGAAGGAAGGCACAGGAGCCAGTCCGCTTGAATCCGACACGGTCAGAGTGCACTACCGTGGCACCCTCGTGGACGGTAAGGAGTTTGACAGCTCCTACAAAAGAGGCAAACCGTTGGATCTGAAACTATCCGGTGTCATCAAGTGCTGGACTGAAGGGGTGCAGAAGATGAAGGTGGGCGGTAAGGCTAGGCTGCTCTGCCCTCCAGCCCTGGCCTATGCTGAGTCAGGGGCCGGCGAGGCGATACCGCCCCAATCAACGCTTCTGTTCGAGATTGAACTGCTTGAAATAGTCAAAAAGTAA
- a CDS encoding sigma-54-dependent transcriptional regulator has protein sequence MKPQILLIEDCAVTRFGVVRYFSKDGYQISEAGSLAEATRLMADRRFDLIIIDINLPDGNGLDLISAEREAQNLVPIIVVTGAGDIPLAVEAMQRGADNFLTKPLDMPTLAISLAKSLELGTLKRQSVARKRMEKQPGIFFGSSPAMLEVQQIARMAVDNGHPVLITGETGTGKGMLARWIHQQGSRAQYEFVELNCSSLRGEMLSRELFGAQRGAYTSADQDRRGLVDIADRGSLFLDEIGDMSSEVQAQFLKLLEDKTYRRLGDVKLLKSDFRLICATHRDLNSLCADGQFRQDLFYRINLIHIHLPPLRERREDVPAITSYLLNLLGATDQVLTDEVRGMLFSYDWPGNVREMRNVLERALLLTPPGGTLRQSLFSCINGGQRPCPIHLPAEPQTVQQVETAHIQAVLAQHGGNVDKAAKALNLSRATLYRRLKRLNEQSP, from the coding sequence ATGAAACCGCAGATTTTGCTGATTGAAGACTGTGCTGTGACCCGCTTCGGGGTGGTGCGTTATTTTTCAAAGGACGGCTATCAGATCAGTGAAGCCGGATCGCTGGCCGAGGCCACCAGGCTAATGGCAGACCGGCGTTTTGACTTGATAATCATTGATATCAACCTGCCTGACGGTAACGGACTTGACCTGATCAGTGCTGAACGGGAGGCCCAGAATCTGGTGCCGATTATCGTGGTCACCGGCGCCGGAGATATCCCCCTGGCGGTTGAGGCGATGCAACGCGGCGCCGATAACTTTCTGACCAAACCGCTTGATATGCCGACCCTTGCGATCTCATTGGCCAAATCACTTGAACTGGGAACGCTCAAACGCCAGTCGGTGGCCCGTAAGCGTATGGAAAAACAGCCGGGGATCTTCTTTGGCAGTTCACCGGCCATGCTGGAGGTACAACAGATTGCCCGGATGGCGGTTGACAACGGCCATCCGGTGCTGATCACCGGCGAAACCGGTACCGGCAAGGGGATGCTGGCCAGGTGGATTCACCAGCAGGGCAGCCGTGCCCAGTATGAGTTTGTTGAGCTGAACTGCTCAAGCTTGCGGGGGGAGATGCTCTCCCGCGAACTGTTCGGTGCCCAGCGGGGGGCCTATACCTCGGCTGACCAGGACCGTCGCGGGCTGGTTGATATTGCGGACCGCGGCAGCCTGTTTCTGGACGAGATCGGCGATATGAGCAGTGAAGTGCAGGCCCAGTTTCTCAAACTGCTTGAAGACAAGACCTACCGTCGGCTGGGGGATGTCAAACTGCTGAAAAGCGACTTCCGGCTGATCTGCGCCACCCACCGCGACCTGAACAGCCTCTGTGCTGATGGCCAGTTCCGCCAGGACCTGTTCTACCGGATCAATCTGATTCATATCCATCTCCCCCCGCTCAGGGAACGCCGGGAGGACGTGCCGGCCATCACCTCCTACCTGCTTAACCTGCTGGGGGCAACTGATCAGGTGCTGACCGACGAGGTGCGGGGCATGCTGTTCTCCTACGACTGGCCCGGCAATGTCCGTGAAATGCGTAATGTTCTGGAACGGGCCCTGCTGCTTACCCCGCCGGGCGGTACTTTGCGACAGTCTCTGTTTTCCTGCATAAACGGCGGACAACGCCCCTGTCCAATCCATCTGCCTGCAGAACCGCAGACCGTACAACAGGTTGAGACGGCCCATATTCAGGCCGTACTGGCCCAGCATGGCGGCAATGTCGACAAGGCCGCCAAGGCATTAAACCTTTCCCGTGCCACCCTCTATCGCCGCCTCAAACGCCTGAACGAACAATCCCCCTGA